In a single window of the Montipora capricornis isolate CH-2021 chromosome 11, ASM3666992v2, whole genome shotgun sequence genome:
- the LOC138023997 gene encoding retinol dehydrogenase 8-like has product MQTELRNLVLNVKVVNFDILVSESCKLAMMSKVVLVSGCSSGIGLATAVHLARDEEKRFRVYATMRNLAKKEQLEEEANECLGDTLVIKQMDVCCDESVNKAVKEILDTEGKIDVLFNNAGIGLWAALECTPIDMAKEMYDINFFGAVRLIQAVLPGMKARRTGHIINNSSHLGIVGVPFNAMYCSTKFALEGLTEALAPTLLHFNIRCSLVEEGPVSTSALTNSRNWASTFDMPTADQKTQELFGRFAAKMEQYFVTTAQSSDDIAKIVKGIILSEKPSLRYQTNEKYRPHEIKAKLVDPSGNFIVEMMKEELLDEK; this is encoded by the exons ATGCAAACTGAGCTGCGGAACTTGGTATTGAATGTCAAAGTTGTCAATTTTGATATCTTAGTTTCAGAAAGCTGCAAACTTGCTATGATGTCCAAGGTAGTTTTGGTATCTGGTTGTTCTAGCGGCATAGGACTCGCTACCGCTGTGCATCTCGCTCGAGATGAGGAGAAACGCTTTAGGGTTTACGCAACGATGAGGAATCTGGCGAAGAAAGAACAACTGGAGGAAGAGGCGAACGAATGTCTTGGAGACACATTGGTAATCAAGCAAATGGATGTGTGCTGTGACGAATCAGTCAACAAAGCTGTTAAAGAAATTCTCGACACAGAAGGAAAAATTGATGTATTGT TTAATAACGCTGGGATTGGTTTATGGGCAGCACTGGAATGCACACCAATCGACATGGCAAAGGAAATGTACGATATCAACTTTTTTGGCGCTGTGAGATTGATCCAAGCTGTGCTTCCAGGGATGAAAGCGAGGCGAACTGGTCACATTATCAATAACAGTAGTCATTTAGGTATTGTTGGCGTACCTTTCAATGCAATGTATTGTTCAACAAAGTTTGCCTTAGAGGGACTTACCGAGGCCCTAGCTCCAACACTGCTCCATTTCAACATCAG GTGTTCTTTAGTCGAAGAGGGCCCTGTGTCAACATCCGCGCTGACGAATTCAAGAAACTGGGCCTCGACTTTTGATATGCcaaccgctgaccaaaagacTCAGGAGTTGTTTGGAAGATTTGCGGCGAAAATGGAGCAGTATTTCGTGACCACAGCGCAAAGTTCAGATGACATTGCGAAGATTGTAAAGGGCATCATTCTTAGTGAGAAACCTAGCCTTCGCTATCAAACAAACGAGAAGTATAGGCCGCATGAGATCAAAGCTAAACTTGTGGATCCAAGTGGAAATTTTATAGTGGAAATGATGAAGGAAGAGCTTCTTGATGAAAAATAG
- the LOC138023523 gene encoding retinol dehydrogenase 8-like: MASKVYVVLISGCSSGIGLDTALHLAKDPEKRFKVYATMRNLAKKGKLEEHGKEYLGKTLVIEQMDVSSDESVKNAVEKIIKSEERIDILFNNAGLGMFGVLETIPVEKAKQLFDVVFFGSLRTIQAVLPYMKKRRSGLILNNSSLFGLVGAPFNELYCAAKFALEGLTESLAPTLLFFDIRCVLIEPGPVASSFGENLSSPGTDSFDKVKADEKSLELMKAFGEKTGKRISSTMQTGDEIAKMVEEIILSKNPKLRYPTNDKYNPDEMEAKYSDVSGEGLANMLKKNYFE; the protein is encoded by the exons ATGGCTTCCAAAGTGTACGTTGTGTTGATCTCGGGTTGTTCTAGTGGTATTGGACTGGATACCGCTTTGCATCTCGCGAAAGATCCCGAGAAACGTTTCAAGGTTTACGCCACTATGCGAAATCTGGCCAAGAAAGGAAAACTCGAGGAACATGGAAAGGAATATCTTGGAAAAACGTTGGTCATCGAACAGATGGACGTATCCAGTGACGAATCGGTCAAGAACGCTGTCGAAAAAATCATCAAAAGCGAAGAGAGAATTGATATATTGT TTAACAACGCTGGACTGGGCATGTTCGGCGTTTTGGAGACCATACCAGTGGAGAAAGCTAAACAACTGTTTGACGTGGTTTTCTTTGGATCTCTTCGAACCATTCAAGCCGTCCTTCCTTAcatgaaaaaaaggagaagtgGTTTGATCCTCAACAACAGCAGCCTCTTTGGTCTTGTGGGAGCTCCTTTCAACGAGTTGTACTGTGCAGCGAAGTTTGCTTTAGAGGGTTTGACGGAATCATTGGCTCCAACTCTGCTCTTCTTTGATATCAG GTGTGTACTAATCGAGCCAGGCCCTGTGGCGTCCTCGTTTGGAGAAAATCTGAGCTCGCCCGGCACCGACAGTTTCGACAAGGTGAAAGCGGATGAGAAGAGCTTGGAATTGATGAAAGCCTTTGGAGAGAAAACTGGAAAGAGAATATCCAGCACAATGCAGACCGGAGACGAAATCGCCAAAATGGTGGAGGAAATCATTTTGAGCAAGAATCCCAAATTGCGCTATCCAACGAACGACAAATATAATCCCGATGAAATGGAAGCCAAATATTCAGATGTTTCTGGTGAAGGGTTAGCGAATATGCTCAAGAAGAATTACTTCGAGTAA